Proteins encoded together in one Pseudomonas sp. TCU-HL1 window:
- a CDS encoding CoA-acylating methylmalonate-semialdehyde dehydrogenase: protein MTSSSVPSVKLLINGEFVESRTQQWRDVVNPATQEVLARVPFATQDEMNAAVAAAQDAFKTWRKTPIGARARIFLKYQQLIRENMKELAALLTAEQGKTLPDAEGDVFRGLEVVEHAANIGTLQMGELANNVANGVDTYTLLQPIGVCAGITPFNFPAMIPLWMFPMAIACGNTFVLKPSEQDPLVTMRLAELALEAGIPKGVLNVIHGGVDAVNLICDHPDIKAVSFVGSTKVGTHVYNRATANGKRAQCMMGAKNHAIVLPDANKQQTLNNLLGASFGAAGQRCMALPVVILVGEAQAWLPELVEKAKTLKVNAGVEPGTDIGPVVSCAALERISGLIATGIEEGAKLVLDGRNPSVPGYQDGNFVGPTIFAGVTTDMTLYREEIFGPVLCVVNAASLDEAIAFINANPNGNGTALFTRSGAAARHFQEEIDVGQVGINVPIPVPVPLFSFSGSRASKLGDLGPYGKQVVLFYTQTKTITQRWFDEDDVGSAVNTTITLK, encoded by the coding sequence ATGACCTCTTCCAGCGTTCCCAGCGTCAAGCTGCTCATCAACGGTGAATTCGTCGAATCCAGGACCCAGCAGTGGCGCGACGTGGTCAACCCGGCGACCCAGGAAGTCCTGGCCCGCGTGCCCTTCGCCACCCAGGACGAGATGAACGCCGCCGTCGCCGCCGCCCAGGACGCCTTCAAGACCTGGCGCAAGACCCCGATCGGCGCCCGCGCCCGCATCTTCCTCAAGTACCAGCAGCTGATCCGCGAAAACATGAAGGAGCTGGCCGCCCTGCTCACCGCCGAACAGGGAAAGACCCTGCCGGACGCCGAAGGTGACGTCTTCCGTGGCCTGGAAGTGGTGGAGCACGCCGCCAACATCGGCACCCTGCAGATGGGCGAGCTGGCCAACAACGTCGCCAACGGCGTAGACACCTACACCCTGCTGCAACCGATCGGCGTGTGCGCCGGCATCACCCCGTTCAACTTCCCGGCGATGATCCCGCTGTGGATGTTCCCCATGGCCATCGCCTGCGGCAACACCTTCGTCCTCAAGCCCTCCGAGCAGGACCCGCTGGTGACCATGCGCCTGGCCGAACTGGCGCTGGAAGCCGGCATCCCGAAAGGCGTGCTGAACGTGATCCACGGAGGCGTCGATGCGGTGAACCTGATCTGCGACCACCCGGACATCAAGGCCGTGTCCTTCGTCGGCTCCACCAAGGTGGGCACCCACGTTTACAACCGCGCCACCGCCAACGGCAAGCGCGCGCAATGCATGATGGGCGCGAAGAACCACGCCATCGTCCTGCCTGACGCCAACAAGCAGCAGACCCTGAACAACCTGCTAGGCGCCTCCTTCGGCGCCGCTGGCCAGCGCTGCATGGCCCTGCCGGTGGTGATCCTGGTGGGCGAGGCGCAAGCCTGGCTGCCGGAGCTGGTGGAAAAGGCCAAGACCCTCAAGGTGAATGCCGGTGTCGAGCCGGGTACCGATATCGGCCCGGTGGTGTCCTGCGCTGCGCTGGAGCGCATCAGCGGCCTGATCGCCACCGGCATCGAGGAAGGCGCCAAGCTGGTGCTGGACGGCCGCAACCCGAGCGTACCCGGCTACCAGGACGGCAACTTCGTCGGCCCGACCATCTTCGCCGGCGTGACCACGGACATGACCCTCTACCGGGAGGAGATCTTCGGGCCGGTGCTCTGCGTGGTGAATGCCGCCAGCCTGGATGAGGCCATCGCCTTCATCAACGCCAACCCCAACGGCAACGGCACTGCCCTCTTCACCCGCTCCGGCGCCGCCGCGCGTCACTTCCAGGAAGAGATCGACGTTGGCCAGGTCGGCATCAACGTACCGATTCCGGTGCCGGTCCCGCTGTTCTCCTTCAGCGGCTCCCGCGCCTCCAAGCTGGGCGACCTCGGCCCCTACGGCAAGCAAGTGGTGCTGTTCTACACCCAGACCAAGACCATCACCCAGCGCTGGTTCGACGAGGACGATGTCGGCAGCGCGGTGAACACCACCATCACCCTGAAATGA